GGTTTATCCAATTGAACCCTAAAGTCAGTGTCTTTAGAAATGATTCTGATAGTGCTTTCTCTGATCTCATGGCAGCTTGTAGCAGCTCAGGTGCCTCTTGATTCGTTTTCACTTCAAAGGTTCTCTCTTTCTTCAACCTCCACCACGCCTGAATCACATGAAAAGGAGAGCAGCAACACTGAGGCCTCGAAGACAGCTGAGGCAAACGAGTCAGGTCCTGACTCAGAATCAAAAGCTTCTGCGGGGAAAGGTGCAGTTTCTGAATCAGATTCCGAGAGTGGTGATGATGGTGAGGAGATGTCAAAGGATGATTTGATGAAGCTCGTAGCTGAGAAGGAGGAGCTACTGTCTGTGAAGGAGGAAGagattaagaaaatgaaagaTAAAGTTCTTCGCACTTACGCAGAGATGGAGAATGTAATGGACAGAACAAGGCGTGATGCTGAAAACACCAAGAAGTATGCCTTACAGGTTTGTCTACAAAAGAACTTGGCTTTCGTCATTATGATGAATGATAGTTCGCTGAGattgtatatatgtgtgtgtatctGCAGAATTTTGCAAAGAGCCTTTTGGATGTGGCGGATAACCTTGGAAGAGCTTCTTCTGTTGTCAAAGAAAGCTTCTCAAAGCTTGACGCCACCTCGAAAGATTCTGCTGCTGGAGCTGCTCCACTGTTAAAGACCCTTTTAGAAGGCGTGGAGATGACTGAGAAACAGCTAGCTGAAGTGTTTAAGAAATTTGGTATGGAGAAGTATGATCCTATCAACGAGCCGTTTGATCCAAACAGACATAACGCAATGTTCCAAGTCGCTGATGCTTCTAAGCCAGAAGGCACAGTTGCTCATGTCTTGAAGGTGAAATAtatgaagcttcttctttgtTTCTCCCCTTATTGCATATACAATATTCTTGTCACTAATTTTGTACTGGCTGGTGTAAAAATATGCAGGCTGGATACACGTTGTATGATCGAGTGATAAGACCAGCTGAGGTTGGtgttactcagggaggagagagcgaagaaaacaagaaagagtCTGATGCTTAAAAAAGAAGTCCATGAGTCTTTTGAGTTGTAGTTTTCTCTTGTCGTTTGTTTATTCATTGGATGAACAAAGATCTCCCATAAGTTGCTGGACATGGCACTTGCAACTTGCAAGGGAAGTTCTGCTTCtgtgtctgttttttttttaaatcttctttCAAACATGATCTGCGCGAGGGAAAGTTACAGTTCTTCTACACACATTTCACCAACTCTCTTCGATAACTTTTTAGACACATGGCCTAATAAATAACACAACCAGAAGGACAGAAACTGAAAACAGAGTGAGATAAACCTACACTCTCTTCTTAAAACCCTCTCTATAGAAGTCTAGGATCATCTGCACTGTAGTCTTGTAAAGAGGCACATACATAATCTATCAGTcttgttaccaaaaaaaaaatggtgttAGAAACGAATGTATCAAATGATAGAAGAATGGTTCTTACAAAACTGTTTGTGGGTTGGGTCGGAATATTGAAGCCCATGAGGCCTGTCGAAGACATTCAGACATGAACATGAGTCAATGCCTGAAGCTCAGTGTACAGTAGCCACATCAGCACATAATGCGAAAACAGAGGAAtcacttttttttgttgttttcttaaTTCATTATTGAGTTCCGTAAAGTGGGTCCCACTTTTTCCCATTTCCCAACCTCCATAACTATAGTTTGAGACTATATACTAGTATTGAGCTCTATCTCTCTCTGAGCTTCAGATCTACTTGAAGAGAAGTGTAAAAGACCCAAGATAAACCCTTAGCTTCCAGTAACGATCTAGGTAAAGAAAACAATCATCCACTGTTTGATTCTTTTAGTTTGAATGTTGGATTCTTGCTTTGCTTTTCGATATCTATTGTCCTAGCTTGACATCTCCCACCTCTTTTCGAGCTTCTACTTGTGCCTAATCCCTATTTTAGCGTTTACCATGCTCGTTTCATGTGTCTTGCTAACAATGTGGGTTTGAGCTTCTTTAAGTTCAagattctttttctttctgaaaGTTACTAGCTTTGAATCTTCCAAGAGAGTGATTAGGTGTTTAGTTTCAG
The sequence above is drawn from the Brassica napus cultivar Da-Ae chromosome A8, Da-Ae, whole genome shotgun sequence genome and encodes:
- the LOC106361353 gene encoding grpE protein homolog 2, mitochondrial-like: MLASRILSRVSRSAGLRSSLSAAALPARNQAPMFTSRYHSLVNNFSQKLVAAQVPLDSFSLQRFSLSSTSTTPESHEKESSNTEASKTAEANESGPDSESKASAGKGAVSESDSESGDDGEEMSKDDLMKLVAEKEELLSVKEEEIKKMKDKVLRTYAEMENVMDRTRRDAENTKKYALQNFAKSLLDVADNLGRASSVVKESFSKLDATSKDSAAGAAPLLKTLLEGVEMTEKQLAEVFKKFGMEKYDPINEPFDPNRHNAMFQVADASKPEGTVAHVLKAGYTLYDRVIRPAEVGVTQGGESEENKKESDA